In a single window of the Anguilla rostrata isolate EN2019 chromosome 6, ASM1855537v3, whole genome shotgun sequence genome:
- the dnajc5ga gene encoding dnaJ (Hsp40) homolog, subfamily C, member 5 gamma a isoform X3, whose product MAEPTRPQRKMSTTGDTLYKVLGLEKGATAEDIKKAYRKLALKYHPDKNPDNPEAAEKFKEINNANSILNDETKRKIYDEYGSMGLYVSEQFGEESVKYYFLMSKWWFKTLVLCCGVFTCCCCCCCCCFCCGKCKPPEEDDNYQYVDPEDLEAQIKAEQDGGPNVPIVIQPHSTASTSDPAH is encoded by the exons ATGGCGGAGCCAACCCGACCTCAGCGGAAGATGTCCACCACAGGGGACACTCTGTACAAGGTGCTAGGCCTGGAGAAGGGGGCGACCGCGGAGGACATCAAAAAAGCGTACAG AAAACTTGCACTGAAATACCACCCAGACAAAAACCCTGACAACCCAGAGGCGGCCGAGAAGTTCAAAGAGATTAACAACGCCAACTCCATCCTGAACGATGAGACCAAGCGGAAGATCTACGACGAGTACGGCTCCATGGGCCTCTACGTGTCGGAGCAGTTTGGCGAGGAGAGCGTCAAGTACTACTTCCTCATGTCCAAGTGGTGGTTCAag ACGCTGGTCCTGTGCTGCGGCGTgttcacctgctgctgctgctgctgctgctgctgtttctgctgCGGGAAGTGCAAGCCGCCCGAGGAGGACGACAACTACCAGTACGTGGACCCGGAGGACCTGGAGGCCCAGATCAAGGCCGAGCAGGACGGAG gtCCAAACGTCCCCATAGTGATCCAGCCGCATTCCACAGCCAGCACCTCGGACCCCGCCCACTAA
- the dnajc5ga gene encoding dnaJ (Hsp40) homolog, subfamily C, member 5 gamma a isoform X1, with protein MAEPTRPQRKMSTTGDTLYKVLGLEKGATAEDIKKAYRKLALKYHPDKNPDNPEAAEKFKEINNANSILNDETKRKIYDEYGSMGLYVSEQFGEESVKYYFLMSKWWFKTLVLCCGVFTCCCCCCCCCFCCGKCKPPEEDDNYQYVDPEDLEAQIKAEQDGAGDGIVIVQPIPSPAPENPGETLPESK; from the exons ATGGCGGAGCCAACCCGACCTCAGCGGAAGATGTCCACCACAGGGGACACTCTGTACAAGGTGCTAGGCCTGGAGAAGGGGGCGACCGCGGAGGACATCAAAAAAGCGTACAG AAAACTTGCACTGAAATACCACCCAGACAAAAACCCTGACAACCCAGAGGCGGCCGAGAAGTTCAAAGAGATTAACAACGCCAACTCCATCCTGAACGATGAGACCAAGCGGAAGATCTACGACGAGTACGGCTCCATGGGCCTCTACGTGTCGGAGCAGTTTGGCGAGGAGAGCGTCAAGTACTACTTCCTCATGTCCAAGTGGTGGTTCAag ACGCTGGTCCTGTGCTGCGGCGTgttcacctgctgctgctgctgctgctgctgctgtttctgctgCGGGAAGTGCAAGCCGCCCGAGGAGGACGACAACTACCAGTACGTGGACCCGGAGGACCTGGAGGCCCAGATCAAGGCCGAGCAGGACGGAG CAGGTGACGGCATAGTTATCGTGCAGCCCatccccagccccgcccccgaaaACCCGGGCGAGACCCTCCCGGAGTCCAAATGA
- the dnajc5ga gene encoding dnaJ (Hsp40) homolog, subfamily C, member 5 gamma a isoform X4, with translation MAEPTRPQRKMSTTGDTLYKVLGLEKGATAEDIKKAYRKLALKYHPDKNPDNPEAAEKFKEINNANSILNDETKRKIYDEYGSMGLYVSEQFGEESVKYYFLMSKWWFKTLVLCCGVFTCCCCCCCCCFCCGKCKPPEEDDNYQYVDPEDLEAQIKAEQDGGHK, from the exons ATGGCGGAGCCAACCCGACCTCAGCGGAAGATGTCCACCACAGGGGACACTCTGTACAAGGTGCTAGGCCTGGAGAAGGGGGCGACCGCGGAGGACATCAAAAAAGCGTACAG AAAACTTGCACTGAAATACCACCCAGACAAAAACCCTGACAACCCAGAGGCGGCCGAGAAGTTCAAAGAGATTAACAACGCCAACTCCATCCTGAACGATGAGACCAAGCGGAAGATCTACGACGAGTACGGCTCCATGGGCCTCTACGTGTCGGAGCAGTTTGGCGAGGAGAGCGTCAAGTACTACTTCCTCATGTCCAAGTGGTGGTTCAag ACGCTGGTCCTGTGCTGCGGCGTgttcacctgctgctgctgctgctgctgctgctgtttctgctgCGGGAAGTGCAAGCCGCCCGAGGAGGACGACAACTACCAGTACGTGGACCCGGAGGACCTGGAGGCCCAGATCAAGGCCGAGCAGGACGGAG GACACAAGTAA
- the dnajc5ga gene encoding dnaJ (Hsp40) homolog, subfamily C, member 5 gamma a isoform X2 — translation MAEPTRPQRKMSTTGDTLYKVLGLEKGATAEDIKKAYRKLALKYHPDKNPDNPEAAEKFKEINNANSILNDETKRKIYDEYGSMGLYVSEQFGEESVKYYFLMSKWWFKTLVLCCGVFTCCCCCCCCCFCCGKCKPPEEDDNYQYVDPEDLEAQIKAEQDGGDGIVIVQPIPSPAPENPGETLPESK, via the exons ATGGCGGAGCCAACCCGACCTCAGCGGAAGATGTCCACCACAGGGGACACTCTGTACAAGGTGCTAGGCCTGGAGAAGGGGGCGACCGCGGAGGACATCAAAAAAGCGTACAG AAAACTTGCACTGAAATACCACCCAGACAAAAACCCTGACAACCCAGAGGCGGCCGAGAAGTTCAAAGAGATTAACAACGCCAACTCCATCCTGAACGATGAGACCAAGCGGAAGATCTACGACGAGTACGGCTCCATGGGCCTCTACGTGTCGGAGCAGTTTGGCGAGGAGAGCGTCAAGTACTACTTCCTCATGTCCAAGTGGTGGTTCAag ACGCTGGTCCTGTGCTGCGGCGTgttcacctgctgctgctgctgctgctgctgctgtttctgctgCGGGAAGTGCAAGCCGCCCGAGGAGGACGACAACTACCAGTACGTGGACCCGGAGGACCTGGAGGCCCAGATCAAGGCCGAGCAGGACGGAG GTGACGGCATAGTTATCGTGCAGCCCatccccagccccgcccccgaaaACCCGGGCGAGACCCTCCCGGAGTCCAAATGA